The uncultured Cohaesibacter sp. genomic sequence GTAGCTCAAGATGAAGTGATGCTGCCAAACGGGATCATCTTTCCCAGCTGCTTGATGCGCTATCGAAGATCCGGAACTGTTTGAAACAAAAATTAACCCCGCCGGACTGACCGACGGGGTTTTTCTTTGTGCAAGTGGCAAGTGCTTACCGATTCTGGCGGTTGTCGATCAGGTCTTCCACCACGGTAGGATCTGCCAGCGTTGAGGTATCACCCAGTGAGCCGAAATCGTCTTCGGCGATCTTGCGCAGAATGCGGCGCATGATCTTGCCCGAGCGGGTTTTCGGCAAGCCCGGTGCGAACTGGATGAGGTCTGGCGAAGCAATCGGGCCGATTTCATGGCGCACCCAATTGCGCAGTTCCTTGCGCAGCTCCTCGCTTTCCTCTTCGCCTTCCATAAGGGTGACATAGACATAGATGCCCTGACCCTTGATATTGTGCGGATAGCCCACCACGGCGGCTTCTGATACCTTTTCATGAGCCACAAGGGCGCTTTCCACTTCTGCCGTGCCCATACGATGGCCAGATACGTTGATCACGTCATCGACGCGGCCGGTGATCCAGTAATAGCCATCCGCATCACGGCGGGCTCCGTCGCCAGTGAAATAGTAGCCCTTGAAGGTCTCGAAATAGGTCGAGACAAAGCGATCATGGTCGCCATAGACCGTGCGCATCTGCCCCGGCCAGCTGTCGGCGATGCAGAGCACGCCTTCGCATTCGGTCTCACCAATTTCATTGCCCATCGTGTCGAGCATGACCGGTTGTACACCAAAGAAGGGGCGCGTGGCCGAGCCAGGTTTGAGATCGGTGGCTCCGGGCAGTGGCGTGATCAGAATGCCGCCGGTTTCGGTCTGCCACCAGGTGTCAACAATCGGGCATTTCTCTTTGCCGACCACCTCATAATACCATTTCCAGGCTTCAGGGTTGATGGGTTCACCAACGGAGCCGAGAATGCGCAGGGAAGAAAGATCTGCTTTTTCAACATGTTCAGACCCTGCTCCCATCAGCGAGCGAATGGCGGTTGGGGCGGTGTAGAAGATATTGACCTTGTGCTTGTCGCACACGTCCCAGAAGCGGGATGGTGTTGGATAATTGGGCACACCTTCAAACATCAGCGTGGTTGCGCCATTGGCAAGCGGGCCATAGACGATGTAGGAATGGCCGGTTACCCAGCCCACATCGGCCGTGCACCAGTAGATATCACCATCATGATAGTCAAAGACATATTCATGGGTCATGGAGGCATAGACCAGATAGCCGCCGGTGGTGTGAACCACGCCCTTCGGCTTGCCGGTGGAGCCGGAGGTATAGAGGATGAAGAGTGGATCTTCAGCATTCATTGGCTCTGGCGGACAGTCCGCAGACGCCTTGGCCACCATATATTCATACCAGAAGTCACGACCGCTGGTCATGGGGACATCACCGCCGGTGCGTTTGACGACAAGAGTCTTGACGTCGTGGCTGACCTTCTCAAGCGCCGTGTCCACATTGGTTTTCAGCGGGACAGTTCGTCCACCGCGCAGGCCTTGATCGGCTGTGACCACCAGTTTGGCTTCGCAACCATTGACGCGGTCAGCCAGAGCATCGGGCGAAAATCCGCCAAAGACGATGGAATGAATGGCGCCGATGCGGGCTGATGCCAGCATGGCATAGGCGGCTTCCGGGATCATCGGTAGGTAAAGAATGATGCGATCACCCTTGCCAACGCCCAATTCCTTGTAGGCATTGGCCAGTTTACTGACCCGCTCATGGAGCTGGTTAAAGGTGATATGCTCGTCATCAGCCGGATCATCTCCCTCCCAGATGATCGCGGTCTGATCACCCCGTTTTTCCAAGTGACGGTCGATACAGTTGGCGGCCACGTTGAGCGTGCCGTCTTCGAACCATTTGATGGAAACATTGTGATAATCGAAGGATGTGTTCTTCACCTTGGTAAAGGGTTTGATCCAATCGAGGCGTTTGCCGTGTTCTCCCCAGAAGGCTTCCGGATCTTCCACTGACTGCTTGTACATGGACAAATAGGCATCGTTATCGATCAGGGCATGTGATGCCACATCCGTCGGTACAGGATAGACGTTCTCCGACATGCGTTCCTCCCAGAACTCGTCTATTGAAATTGTGCACCATCCCCTTTTGAGCGTGTTTGGTGCGGTGATGCTCGGTTTGTTTTCAGACTATTATGCTTAGGCGATAGCAGAGCGTCTACGTGAGCGGTATTGCTCTTTGGTATGTAATATGGAGGTATAATCTCGTGACATCGGAGGCAGAAACAGAAAATATTCCACCAATTGCCTAGAGAAGCATGGTGCCAAAAGGATTCCACCAAACAATGAAGTGAAATGCAGTGGTTTATTCTTGTGTTTTTTTGAGTGGCCTTGACCACCAAAGCCATAGAAACTTGGACTATAGCTCCATTTTGGGTGATCATTCTTTCGTATAAGGGGAAAAACGGATGGTATCTATGGAACAAGAAAAGGCCCCACGCATCACGCAGAGCCTTATGTCACTTGGTTTTTGTTGGATCTGAACCTTGATGCCCTGCCTATTCAGCGGCGTTTAGGGACTTTTCTGCTCGGCGAACCATGCCATAGAGATCGCGGGGTTCGTCTGGGTCGGCCAGCATGTCGAGATTGTCGTAGAAGGGCGTTCCCTTGATGACGTCATGGATATAGCGCAGGGCCGAGAAATCCTCGATGGCAAAGCCGACGGAGTCAAACAAGGTGATCTGGCCTTCCGATGTGCGACCTTCTTCCTGCCCCGTCATGACTTTCCAGAGTTCCTTGACCGGATGATCCGGATCCAACTGCTGGATTTCGCCTTCGACGCGGGTTTGCGGCGGATATTCAACGAAAATCTCCGAACGGCGCAGAATGTCGCCATGCAGCTCTGTCTTTCCCGGGCAATCACCGCCGATGGCGTTGATATGCTGGCCGGAGCCGACCATGTTGTCGGTCAGGATAGTGGCGCATTGTTTGTCGGCGGTGCAGGTGGTGATGATATCTGCACCGGAAACACATTCCTGATGGCTGGAGGTTCGGATGATCTTGAGGCCGGAATCCTTGAGGTTGAACTCAGCCTTTTCGGTGGCAATCGGATCAATATCAAACAGGCGCACGGTATCAATGCCGCAGATACGCTTGAAGGCAAGGGCCTGAAACTCGCATTGCGCACCGTTCCCGATCATTGCCATGACTTTTGCGTCTTTCGGGGCGAGATATTTGGCGGCAACGGCTGATGTGGCTGCTGTTCTGAGCGCGGTGAGGATGGTCATTTCCGTCAGTAACACCGGATATCCGGTATAGACATCGGCCAGAAGCCCGAAGGCGGTGACTGTTTGCAGGCCTTCCTTGGTGTTTTTCGGGTGGCCGTTGACATATTTGAAGCCATAGACTTCGCCGTCGCTGGTTGGCATCAGTTC encodes the following:
- the acs gene encoding acetate--CoA ligase, whose amino-acid sequence is MSENVYPVPTDVASHALIDNDAYLSMYKQSVEDPEAFWGEHGKRLDWIKPFTKVKNTSFDYHNVSIKWFEDGTLNVAANCIDRHLEKRGDQTAIIWEGDDPADDEHITFNQLHERVSKLANAYKELGVGKGDRIILYLPMIPEAAYAMLASARIGAIHSIVFGGFSPDALADRVNGCEAKLVVTADQGLRGGRTVPLKTNVDTALEKVSHDVKTLVVKRTGGDVPMTSGRDFWYEYMVAKASADCPPEPMNAEDPLFILYTSGSTGKPKGVVHTTGGYLVYASMTHEYVFDYHDGDIYWCTADVGWVTGHSYIVYGPLANGATTLMFEGVPNYPTPSRFWDVCDKHKVNIFYTAPTAIRSLMGAGSEHVEKADLSSLRILGSVGEPINPEAWKWYYEVVGKEKCPIVDTWWQTETGGILITPLPGATDLKPGSATRPFFGVQPVMLDTMGNEIGETECEGVLCIADSWPGQMRTVYGDHDRFVSTYFETFKGYYFTGDGARRDADGYYWITGRVDDVINVSGHRMGTAEVESALVAHEKVSEAAVVGYPHNIKGQGIYVYVTLMEGEEESEELRKELRNWVRHEIGPIASPDLIQFAPGLPKTRSGKIMRRILRKIAEDDFGSLGDTSTLADPTVVEDLIDNRQNR
- a CDS encoding ornithine cyclodeaminase, with product MTAPQKDTLNLVPFVSVDNMMKLILSIGVEEAIEGIAAQIESDFKRWESFDKTPRIASHSKEGVIELMPTSDGEVYGFKYVNGHPKNTKEGLQTVTAFGLLADVYTGYPVLLTEMTILTALRTAATSAVAAKYLAPKDAKVMAMIGNGAQCEFQALAFKRICGIDTVRLFDIDPIATEKAEFNLKDSGLKIIRTSSHQECVSGADIITTCTADKQCATILTDNMVGSGQHINAIGGDCPGKTELHGDILRRSEIFVEYPPQTRVEGEIQQLDPDHPVKELWKVMTGQEEGRTSEGQITLFDSVGFAIEDFSALRYIHDVIKGTPFYDNLDMLADPDEPRDLYGMVRRAEKSLNAAE